One segment of Primulina tabacum isolate GXHZ01 chromosome 6, ASM2559414v2, whole genome shotgun sequence DNA contains the following:
- the LOC142548670 gene encoding protein DETOXIFICATION 49-like — protein MFTPLIPKSSTTHQNNLHPPTNQPAKPKDSVTSSSQIIQEATSLAKIALPMILTGLLLYSRSMISMLFLGQLGDLALAGGSLAIGFANITGYSILSGLAMGMEPICGQAFGAKKYSVLGLYLQRTALLLFFTSFPLSLLWLNMKKLLLFCGQDEAIATQAQTYLVFSIPDLFAQSLIHPIRIYLRTQSITLPLTFCAAISVLLHVPINYLLVLKLRLGIKGIALSGIWTNFNLVASLIIYIIFSRVYQKTWGGLSMECLKGWRTLLSLAIPSCISVCLEWWWYEIMILLCGLLSSPKATVASMGILIQTTALIYIFPSSLSFSVSTRVSNEIGGGRPKRAKLAAMVGLSGSFFLGFSALFFAVSVRNKWASMFTTDKDITALTSLVLPIIGLCELGNCPQTTGCGVLRGTARPKVGANINLGCFYLVGMPVAVGLAFYFRMDFEGLWIGLLAAQMSCMVTMMLVLLLTDWELETRRAEELTGEHLFPDDDSQQFHSTKTKEDCLC, from the coding sequence ATGTTCACTCCTTTGATCCCCAAAAGCTCCACAACCCACCAAAATAACCTCCACCCACCAACAAATCAGCCCGCAAAACCAAAAGACTCCGTCACCAGTTCCTCTCAAATCATACAAGAAGCAACCTCCTTAGCCAAAATAGCCCTACCAATGATCCTAACCGGTCTTCTTCTTTACTCACGGTCCATGATATCAATGCTTTTTCTTGGCCAATTAGGGGACTTAGCCTTAGCCGGCGGCTCCTTAGCCATCGGCTTCGCTAACATCACCGGATATTCCATCCTCTCTGGATTAGCCATGGGAATGGAACCCATCTGTGGACAAGCTTTTGGAGCCAAAAAATACTCAGTTCTTGGCCTTTACCTGCAAAGGACTGCTCTTTTGCTGTTTTTCACTTCTTTTCCATTATCCCTTTTGTGGTTAAACATGAAAAAGCTCCTGCTTTTTTGTGGGCAAGATGAAGCCATTGCAACACAAGCTCAAACATATTTAGTGTTTTCAATTCCTGATCTTTTTGCTCAATCTCTGATTCATCCCATCAGAATATACCTCAGAACACAGTCCATCACTCTGCCTCTTACATTCTGCGCAGCGATTTCAGTCCTCTTACACGTTCCTATAAACTACCTTCTTGTTTTGAAGCTTCGTTTAGGCATCAAAGGTATAGCTTTAAGCGGAATTTGGACCAACTTTAACCTCGTAGCTTCGTTAATCATTTACATAATATTTTCAAGAGTGTATCAGAAAACGTGGGGTGGTTTGTCAATGGAGTGTTTAAAGGGGTGGAGAACACTTCTAAGTTTAGCCATACCAAGCTGCATTTCAGTCTGTCTCGAATGGTGGTGGTATGAAATAATGATTCTTCTTTGCGGGCTTCTTTCGAGCCCGAAAGCAACAGTTGCTTCAATGGGGATACTTATTCAGACCACCGCACTGATATACATATTTCCATCTTCTTTAAGCTTCAGCGTGTCAACAAGAGTCAGCAACGAGATAGGCGGCGGCCGGCCGAAAAGAGCAAAGCTCGCCGCCATGGTAGGGCTTTCCGGCAGCTTTTTCCTCGGTTTCTCCGCCTTGTTTTTTGCAGTATCGGTTAGAAATAAATGGGCTTCCATGTTCACTACAGATAAAGATATAACCGCATTGACATCACTCGTCCTGCCGATAATAGGGCTTTGCGAGCTTGGCAACTGCCCTCAGACTACAGGCTGTGGGGTTTTGAGAGGCACTGCCCGGCCCAAAGTGGGGGCCAACATCAACTTAGGATGCTTTTATTTGGTAGGAATGCCGGTAGCTGTGGGCTTGGCTTTCTATTTTAGGATGGATTTTGAGGGCCTTTGGATCGGGCTTTTGGCTGCCCAAATGTCATGCATGGTCACCATGATGCTGGTTTTGCTGCTGACCGATTGGGAACTGGAGACCCGAAGAGCGGAAGAGCTCACTGGAGAGCATCTCTTTCCTGACGATGACAGCCAACAATTTCACAGCACTAAAACAAAGGAAGATTGTTTATGTTAA